A window of Corallococcus macrosporus DSM 14697 contains these coding sequences:
- a CDS encoding GNAT family N-acetyltransferase, producing MEARDLSASPRVTEVTGRAAFMALESEWNALVEATSNELFYRHEFLRIWMDNFVPGVSPRVLTLRDADGSLSAVLPLWEERTTLLGVPVRQLSAAANAHSCRFDLVAKAPDLAAAAFVSHLRSAGGWDVLRLTDVPDGGAAWRLHAVARESGLPVGEWESLNSPYVPLPATRDVFQKTLQSKFKANCRRRRRKLEEKGRLTFERVDGGLGLEGALEEGFLLEQSGWKGARGTAMAQDARTRGFYTELARDAAYRQRLALYFLRLDGRPVAFHFGLEYGGRYFLLKPGYDEGLRECSPGQLLVDEVIGSCIDRGLREFDFLGPDMVWKRDWTNEVRRHTWLYVFNDSPFGRALCAAKFQWGPAVKEVVSRWRR from the coding sequence ATGGAAGCAAGAGACCTTTCTGCCTCGCCGCGCGTCACCGAAGTCACGGGACGCGCGGCCTTCATGGCCCTGGAGTCCGAGTGGAACGCGCTCGTGGAGGCCACCTCCAACGAGCTGTTCTACCGGCATGAGTTCCTCCGCATCTGGATGGACAACTTCGTCCCCGGCGTGAGCCCCCGCGTGCTGACGCTGCGGGACGCGGACGGGAGCCTCAGCGCGGTGCTCCCGCTGTGGGAGGAGCGGACGACGTTGCTGGGCGTGCCGGTGCGGCAGTTGTCCGCCGCCGCCAACGCGCACTCCTGCCGGTTCGACCTGGTGGCGAAGGCGCCGGACCTGGCCGCGGCGGCCTTCGTGTCCCACCTGCGCTCGGCGGGCGGCTGGGACGTCCTGCGGCTCACGGACGTCCCCGACGGCGGGGCCGCCTGGCGGCTGCACGCGGTGGCGCGCGAGTCCGGCCTGCCCGTGGGCGAGTGGGAGTCCCTGAACTCGCCCTACGTGCCGCTGCCGGCGACGCGGGACGTCTTCCAGAAGACGCTGCAATCCAAGTTCAAGGCCAACTGCCGCCGCCGGCGCCGCAAGCTGGAGGAGAAGGGCCGGCTCACCTTCGAGCGGGTGGACGGGGGCCTGGGCCTGGAGGGCGCGCTGGAGGAGGGCTTCCTGCTGGAGCAGAGCGGCTGGAAGGGCGCGCGGGGCACCGCCATGGCGCAGGACGCGCGCACGCGCGGCTTCTACACGGAGCTGGCGCGCGACGCGGCCTACCGCCAGCGGCTGGCGCTGTACTTCCTGCGCCTGGACGGGCGGCCGGTGGCCTTCCACTTCGGCCTGGAGTACGGCGGGCGCTACTTCCTGCTGAAGCCCGGCTACGACGAAGGCCTGCGTGAGTGCAGCCCGGGACAGCTCCTGGTGGACGAGGTCATCGGGAGCTGCATCGACCGGGGCCTGCGCGAGTTCGACTTCCTGGGGCCGGACATGGTGTGGAAGCGCGACTGGACGAACGAGGTCCGGCGCCACACCTGGCTCTACGTGTTCAATGACTCCCCCTTCGGCCGGGCGCTGTGCGCGGCGAAGTTCCAGTGGGGGCCCGCGGTGAAAGAGGTGGTGTCGCGATGGAGACGATGA
- a CDS encoding DegT/DnrJ/EryC1/StrS family aminotransferase produces MKHSGRLFVPSLPTLWPHMLLSRPRPGSLPPFSSPNVRYFYFARNAIWLTVKMLGLDSGEVLMPAYHHGVEVEALVDAGATPRFYRVGSRWDVDLDDVARRIGPKTRALYLTHYAGFPGPVAQMRKLADQHGLILIEDCALSLLSSDGAVPLGTTGDVGIFCLYKTLPVPNGGALVVNGPRQYSLPEPPAPPSASTFSHTVSALLQNLELRGGVAGRALRSAVRLVGHGTVKAASIERVATGTQHFDRKHVDLGMSPLTKRIALAQDLEAIVEQRRRNYFFLLGRLRDVSPPLFNQLPPGACPLFYPLVVQDKAEVLARLRAQGIDAIDFWKRFHPACDASAFPEVAQLRRSIVEVPCHQDLSPEVMADVAQAVREAVKSDRRTKKRAG; encoded by the coding sequence ATGAAGCACTCTGGCCGGCTGTTCGTGCCGTCACTGCCCACCCTGTGGCCGCACATGTTGCTGTCGCGCCCCAGGCCCGGCTCGCTGCCGCCGTTCTCCTCGCCCAACGTCCGTTACTTCTACTTCGCCCGCAACGCCATCTGGCTGACGGTGAAGATGCTGGGGCTGGACTCGGGCGAGGTGCTGATGCCGGCCTACCACCACGGCGTGGAGGTGGAGGCGCTGGTGGACGCCGGCGCCACGCCGCGCTTCTACCGCGTGGGCAGCCGCTGGGACGTGGACCTGGACGACGTGGCCCGGCGCATCGGGCCCAAGACGCGGGCCCTGTACCTGACGCACTACGCGGGCTTCCCGGGCCCCGTCGCACAGATGCGCAAGCTGGCGGACCAGCACGGGCTCATCCTCATCGAGGACTGCGCGCTGTCGCTGCTGTCCTCCGACGGCGCGGTGCCCCTGGGGACGACGGGGGACGTGGGCATCTTCTGCCTCTACAAGACGCTGCCGGTCCCCAACGGGGGCGCGCTGGTCGTCAACGGCCCGCGCCAGTACAGCCTGCCGGAGCCGCCCGCGCCGCCGTCCGCGTCCACCTTCAGCCACACGGTGTCCGCGTTGCTGCAGAACCTGGAGCTGCGCGGCGGCGTGGCCGGCCGGGCCCTGCGCAGCGCCGTGCGCCTGGTGGGGCACGGCACGGTGAAGGCGGCCAGCATCGAGCGCGTGGCCACGGGCACGCAGCACTTCGACCGCAAGCACGTGGACCTGGGCATGAGCCCGCTGACGAAGCGCATCGCCCTGGCCCAGGACCTGGAAGCCATCGTCGAGCAGCGGCGCCGCAACTACTTCTTCCTGCTGGGCCGGCTGCGCGACGTCTCCCCGCCGCTGTTCAACCAGCTCCCGCCGGGCGCCTGCCCGCTGTTCTATCCGCTGGTGGTGCAGGACAAGGCGGAGGTGCTGGCGCGGCTGCGCGCGCAGGGCATCGACGCCATCGACTTCTGGAAGCGCTTCCACCCGGCCTGTGACGCGTCGGCCTTCCCGGAGGTGGCGCAGCTCCGGCGCTCCATCGTGGAGGTGCCGTGCCACCAGGACCTGTCGCCGGAGGTCATGGCGGACGTGGCGCAGGCGGTGCGCGAGGCCGTGAAGTCGGACCGCCGGACGAAGAAGCGCGCGGGGTGA
- a CDS encoding gluconeogenesis factor YvcK family protein — MVGMDMEAPLPAEWSEARRRLELERQGNEVLQGQVDRPTRIVAIGGGTGLPMVLRGLARRATPKAREPGIDITAVVAMSDDGGSSGRLRRQHGALPPGDIRNCLVALAGGKNALKDVFQFRFGGARGLAGHAVGNLLIAALAELKGDFMEAVRMSGELLGARGHVLPSTLASVQLVAQMHDDTEVVGERNICRAHGRVRRVTLSPRSPPPTDGLLEAIYTADLIAIGPGSLYSSVLPNLLVDGVAQALKETRALKVMVANLMTQPGETDGMSCLDHVQAVTDHVGPVLDAVLVNGTPPSEEATRRYARRGSFFVATHPRDLIGAGVVPVQADLLKAGSRIRHDSRKVAACLLKMARSGL; from the coding sequence ATGGTGGGAATGGACATGGAAGCGCCGCTGCCCGCGGAGTGGTCGGAGGCCCGGCGCAGGCTGGAGCTGGAGCGCCAGGGCAACGAGGTGCTTCAGGGGCAGGTGGACCGGCCGACGCGCATCGTCGCCATTGGCGGGGGCACGGGGTTGCCCATGGTGTTGCGGGGCCTGGCCCGGCGCGCGACGCCGAAGGCGCGGGAGCCCGGCATCGACATCACCGCGGTGGTGGCCATGAGCGACGACGGGGGCAGCTCCGGCCGGCTGCGGCGCCAGCACGGCGCGCTGCCGCCGGGGGACATCCGCAACTGCCTGGTGGCGCTCGCGGGCGGGAAGAACGCGCTCAAGGACGTCTTCCAGTTCCGCTTCGGCGGGGCGCGGGGCCTGGCGGGCCACGCGGTGGGCAACCTGCTCATCGCCGCGCTCGCCGAGCTGAAGGGGGACTTCATGGAGGCGGTGCGCATGTCCGGGGAGCTGCTGGGAGCCCGGGGCCATGTGTTGCCGTCCACGCTGGCCTCCGTGCAGCTCGTGGCGCAGATGCACGACGACACGGAGGTGGTGGGGGAGCGCAACATCTGCCGCGCGCACGGCCGGGTGCGCCGCGTCACGTTGAGCCCCCGCTCGCCGCCGCCCACGGACGGCCTGCTGGAGGCCATCTACACCGCGGACCTCATCGCCATTGGCCCGGGCTCGCTGTACTCCAGCGTGCTGCCCAACCTGCTGGTGGACGGCGTGGCGCAGGCGCTCAAGGAGACGCGGGCGCTGAAGGTCATGGTGGCCAACCTGATGACCCAGCCGGGCGAGACGGACGGCATGTCCTGCCTGGACCACGTGCAGGCCGTCACGGACCACGTGGGGCCGGTGCTGGACGCGGTGCTCGTCAACGGCACCCCGCCGTCGGAGGAGGCCACCCGGCGCTACGCGCGGCGCGGCTCTTTCTTCGTGGCCACCCACCCGCGGGACTTGATTGGCGCGGGCGTGGTGCCCGTGCAGGCGGACCTCCTCAAGGCAGGGTCCAGGATCCGACACGACAGCCGCAAGGTTGCCGCCTGCCTGCTGAAGATGGCCCGCAGCGGCTTGTAG
- a CDS encoding GNAT family N-acetyltransferase: protein MIREDELSQGPWAAQRLEVGAVGSLSTLAGMREEWAALLDASDAGPFNAWEWVYPWCRRIATGRRPLVLTARDAAGTLVGLMPLGVEYLGVTGVPVRRLSFLGETHVGSDYLDVVARRGREREVAEAFARMLHALRDEWDVLDLSDLREDSPTVDVLRRTFARQDVRVAPRYVCPYDTLTPGEPFDAFLKRTGRRDNFLRRRKWLEKQEGYRIERTDAPGELAAPLTDFFRLHAARWAADGGSQGIKGSGVEAFHRDATQFLAERGRLRLYTMKVGGQAVASVYGILHRDSFVYFQSGYDPAWRNRSVGLVLVGETFRDALDAGLTEYDFLRGTETYKSDWVSKQRRTVSVRVHAGTWEGRWFSQSESLARTLRDAAKAAMPDTLVEKVRRFRRRRAAVH from the coding sequence TTGATTCGGGAGGACGAGCTTTCACAGGGACCGTGGGCCGCCCAGCGGCTGGAGGTAGGCGCCGTGGGCAGCCTCTCCACGCTGGCGGGGATGCGCGAGGAGTGGGCCGCGCTGCTGGACGCGAGCGACGCGGGCCCCTTCAACGCCTGGGAGTGGGTGTACCCGTGGTGCCGGCGCATCGCCACGGGCCGGCGCCCGCTGGTGCTGACCGCGCGCGACGCGGCGGGCACGCTGGTGGGGTTGATGCCGCTGGGCGTGGAGTACCTGGGCGTCACCGGCGTGCCGGTGCGGCGGCTGAGCTTCCTGGGTGAGACGCACGTGGGCAGCGACTACCTGGACGTCGTGGCGCGGCGCGGACGCGAGCGCGAGGTGGCGGAGGCCTTCGCGCGGATGCTGCACGCGCTGCGCGACGAGTGGGACGTGTTGGATCTGTCCGACCTGCGTGAGGACTCGCCCACGGTGGACGTGCTGCGGCGGACCTTCGCCCGACAGGACGTGCGCGTGGCGCCGCGCTACGTGTGCCCGTACGACACGCTGACGCCGGGGGAGCCCTTCGACGCGTTCCTCAAGCGCACGGGCCGGCGCGACAACTTCCTGCGGCGGCGCAAGTGGCTGGAGAAGCAGGAGGGCTACCGCATCGAGCGCACCGACGCGCCGGGCGAGCTGGCGGCGCCGCTGACGGACTTCTTCCGCCTGCACGCGGCGCGGTGGGCGGCGGATGGGGGCTCGCAGGGCATCAAGGGCTCGGGCGTGGAGGCGTTCCACCGGGACGCCACGCAGTTCCTGGCGGAGCGCGGCCGGCTGCGCCTGTACACGATGAAGGTGGGGGGCCAGGCCGTGGCTTCCGTGTACGGCATCCTCCACCGCGACAGCTTCGTGTACTTCCAGTCCGGGTACGATCCGGCGTGGCGCAACCGCAGCGTGGGCCTGGTGCTGGTGGGGGAGACGTTCCGCGACGCGCTGGACGCCGGCCTCACCGAGTACGACTTCCTCCGGGGCACGGAGACGTACAAGTCCGACTGGGTGTCGAAGCAGCGGCGCACGGTGTCCGTGCGCGTCCACGCCGGGACGTGGGAGGGCCGCTGGTTCTCCCAGTCGGAGTCCCTGGCGCGCACCCTGCGCGACGCCGCCAAGGCGGCCATGCCGGACACGCTGGTGGAGAAGGTTCGCCGCTTCCGGCGCCGCCGTGCCGCGGTGCACTGA